Proteins encoded in a region of the Zunongwangia endophytica genome:
- a CDS encoding diacylglycerol/lipid kinase family protein, whose protein sequence is MNIILYKMGDFRNILMVVNPVSGGEEKDNLITEVRKEVENKNWKFHLYKTDGNNDIQKIKQEVDKVEPERMLVVGGDGTINMVAEALLHKELPIAIFPAGSANGLALNLGIPKDRKEQIKIALGDKFTNLDVLQINNQLCLHLSDIGLNAELIENYETAAIRGKFGYLMQTIPTLIKSKYPYEYEVEIDGKIQNHKGIMLAIANCKKYGTGAKINPEGEHDDGKFEILIFKNLDIPEILGTLREEVKFDSDFAETISTSAAKISCKKPIAFQIDGEFIENTQNIEVKIAAKSLKIAVK, encoded by the coding sequence TTGAATATAATTTTATACAAAATGGGAGACTTTAGGAATATTTTAATGGTTGTAAACCCGGTTTCGGGCGGTGAAGAAAAGGATAATCTTATTACTGAAGTTCGCAAAGAAGTTGAAAATAAGAATTGGAAATTTCATCTTTATAAAACTGATGGTAATAATGATATTCAGAAAATAAAGCAAGAAGTAGATAAAGTTGAGCCAGAACGAATGTTAGTTGTTGGTGGTGACGGTACCATTAATATGGTTGCTGAAGCTTTATTGCATAAAGAATTACCGATTGCCATTTTCCCAGCGGGATCTGCCAATGGTCTTGCTCTAAATCTAGGGATACCAAAAGATCGAAAAGAACAAATTAAAATTGCTTTAGGAGATAAATTTACAAATTTAGATGTATTGCAAATTAATAATCAGTTGTGTTTACACCTAAGCGATATTGGCCTAAATGCTGAGTTAATTGAAAATTACGAAACAGCGGCTATTCGGGGTAAATTTGGTTACTTGATGCAGACTATTCCCACATTGATAAAGAGTAAATATCCTTATGAATATGAAGTGGAAATTGATGGAAAGATCCAAAATCATAAAGGAATTATGCTAGCTATTGCCAATTGTAAGAAATATGGTACCGGCGCCAAGATTAATCCTGAAGGCGAACACGATGATGGAAAATTTGAAATATTGATTTTTAAAAATTTAGATATTCCTGAAATATTAGGTACACTTCGAGAAGAAGTAAAATTCGACTCAGACTTCGCTGAAACTATCTCTACAAGTGCTGCGAAAATTAGCTGTAAAAAGCCCATAGCTTTTCAAATTGATGGAGAATTTATCGAAAACACACAGAATATTGAAGTAAAAATTGCTGCAAAAAGCTTAAAAATTGCTGTTAAGTAA